One genomic window of Rhizomicrobium sp. includes the following:
- the pyrC gene encoding dihydroorotase: MTKRIAFRNARLIDPASGLDVKGGLLVENGRIADVGPRLFNDAEPNDPEVIDAKGLVLAPGLIDARVFTGEPGSEYRETLESASQAAAAGGITTIVVMPNTEPVIDEPSLVDFILRRAAATAKVRVAPMAALTKGLGGETMTEIGLLKEAGAVAFTDGDRTISNARVLRRALAYASTFGALIVGHAEDPDLTEGAAVTEGEFAMRLGLPAAPSAAEAIVVERDIRLVEMTGARYHFGQISTRAALDAIAAAKERGVAVTCGVAAHHLALNELDVGSYLTFMKVKPPLRSEADRAAMVEGVASGLIDIVVSSHDPQAADTKRQTFAQAAFGAIGLETLLPVALGLHHDGRAHLSHVLKALTASPARIFGLNAGTLAKGAPADLVLIDPDEPFTVREAELKSRARNTPFEGRRFHGRAVKTFVGGVCVFERKR; the protein is encoded by the coding sequence ATGACCAAACGCATCGCCTTCCGCAATGCGCGGCTGATCGATCCGGCGAGCGGGCTGGACGTGAAGGGCGGCCTTCTGGTCGAGAACGGGCGCATCGCCGATGTCGGGCCGCGCCTGTTCAACGATGCCGAGCCGAACGATCCCGAAGTGATCGACGCCAAGGGCCTGGTGCTGGCGCCCGGCCTGATCGACGCGCGCGTCTTCACCGGCGAGCCGGGCAGCGAATATCGCGAGACGCTGGAATCGGCGAGCCAGGCGGCGGCGGCGGGCGGCATCACGACCATCGTCGTCATGCCCAACACCGAGCCGGTGATCGACGAGCCCTCGCTGGTCGATTTCATCCTGCGGCGCGCCGCGGCGACCGCGAAGGTGCGCGTGGCGCCGATGGCGGCGTTGACCAAGGGCCTCGGCGGCGAGACCATGACCGAGATCGGCCTCCTGAAAGAGGCCGGCGCGGTGGCGTTCACCGACGGCGACCGCACGATCTCCAACGCACGCGTGCTGCGCCGCGCGCTGGCCTATGCCTCGACCTTCGGGGCGCTGATCGTCGGCCATGCCGAAGACCCCGACCTCACCGAAGGCGCCGCCGTGACCGAGGGCGAGTTCGCCATGCGGCTCGGCCTGCCCGCGGCGCCGTCGGCGGCCGAGGCGATCGTCGTCGAGCGCGACATCCGCCTCGTGGAGATGACGGGCGCGCGCTATCACTTCGGCCAGATCTCGACGCGCGCGGCGCTGGACGCCATCGCGGCGGCGAAGGAACGCGGCGTGGCGGTGACCTGCGGGGTCGCGGCGCATCACCTGGCGCTGAACGAATTGGATGTCGGATCGTACCTCACCTTCATGAAGGTGAAGCCGCCGCTGCGCTCGGAGGCCGACCGCGCGGCGATGGTGGAAGGCGTGGCGTCGGGGCTGATCGACATCGTGGTGTCGAGCCACGATCCGCAGGCCGCCGACACCAAGCGCCAGACTTTCGCGCAGGCCGCGTTCGGCGCGATCGGATTGGAGACGCTGCTGCCGGTGGCGCTCGGGCTGCATCACGACGGGCGGGCGCATCTTTCGCATGTCCTGAAGGCGCTGACGGCGTCGCCGGCGCGGATCTTCGGGCTGAACGCGGGCACGCTGGCCAAGGGCGCGCCGGCCGACCTGGTGCTGATCGATCCCGACGAGCCGTTCACGGTGCGGGAGGCGGAGCTGAAAAGCCGCGCGCGGAATACGCCGTTCGAGGGGCGGCGGTTTCATGGGCGGGCGGTAAAGACGTTCGTCGGCGGGGTTTGCGTGTTCGAGAGGAAGCGCTGA
- a CDS encoding aspartate carbamoyltransferase catalytic subunit, whose protein sequence is MTSPAAAEPLLKSSHLLGIEHLSVSEIGALLDLGDTYAALNRGAKKKTDLLKGRTLINLFFESSTRTQSSFELAGKRLGADVMNMSVKTSSVSKGETLIDTATTLNAMRPDILVVRHQDSGAAELLSRKLDCCVVNAGDGSHEHPTQALLDALTIRRRRGAFEGLIVAICGDVLHSRVARSNIHLLLKMGARVRLIAPRTLLPSDADRFGVEIFHDMRQGLAGADIVMMLRLQLERMSGAFVPSTREYFRFYGLDHEKLKAAKPGALVMHPGPMNRGVEIDSAVADDIEVSVIQEQVEMGVAIRMAVLDALSRGLAIEGRNAP, encoded by the coding sequence ATGACCAGCCCGGCCGCCGCCGAACCTCTCCTCAAATCCAGCCATCTGCTTGGCATCGAGCACCTTTCGGTGTCCGAGATCGGCGCCCTGCTCGATCTGGGCGACACCTATGCCGCGCTCAATCGCGGCGCCAAGAAGAAGACGGATCTGCTCAAGGGCCGCACCCTGATCAACCTGTTCTTCGAATCCTCCACCCGCACCCAGAGCTCGTTCGAGCTGGCCGGCAAAAGGCTCGGCGCCGATGTCATGAACATGAGCGTCAAGACCTCGTCGGTCTCCAAGGGCGAGACGCTGATCGATACCGCGACGACGCTGAACGCCATGCGGCCCGACATCCTCGTGGTGCGGCATCAGGATTCCGGCGCGGCGGAGCTGCTTTCACGCAAGCTTGATTGCTGCGTGGTGAACGCGGGCGACGGTTCGCACGAACATCCGACCCAGGCGCTGCTCGATGCGCTGACGATCCGCCGCCGGCGCGGCGCGTTCGAGGGGCTGATCGTGGCGATCTGCGGCGACGTGCTGCATTCGCGGGTGGCGCGCTCCAACATCCATCTTCTGCTCAAGATGGGCGCGCGGGTGCGATTGATCGCGCCCCGCACGCTGCTGCCCAGTGACGCCGACCGCTTCGGCGTCGAGATCTTCCACGACATGCGCCAGGGCCTTGCCGGCGCCGATATCGTGATGATGCTGCGGCTGCAACTGGAGCGGATGTCGGGCGCCTTCGTGCCCTCGACGCGGGAATATTTCCGCTTCTATGGCCTGGACCACGAGAAGCTGAAAGCCGCCAAGCCTGGCGCGCTGGTCATGCATCCGGGGCCGATGAACCGCGGCGTCGAGATCGACTCCGCCGTCGCCGACGACATCGAGGTCAGCGTCATCCAGGAACAGGTCGAGATGGGCGTCGCCATCCGCATGGCGGTGCTCGACGCGCTGTCGCGGGGCCTCGCCATCGAAGGGCGCAACGCGCCATGA
- the ruvX gene encoding Holliday junction resolvase RuvX, producing MAIVAIEALRPALPPRARLIGLDLGEKTIGIALSDTLLTVATPMETLKRGKFSADAARIEKIAAEQGAGGLVVGLPLNMDGTDGPAAQSARAFARNFAARSPLPVLLWDERLSTAAVTRTLLDADASRRRRGEVVDKMAAAYILQGALERLRRL from the coding sequence ATGGCCATCGTCGCCATCGAAGCGTTGCGACCTGCCCTCCCCCCGCGCGCCCGGCTGATCGGGCTCGACCTCGGCGAGAAGACCATCGGGATCGCGCTGTCGGACACGCTGCTCACCGTGGCGACGCCGATGGAGACGCTGAAGCGCGGCAAGTTCTCCGCCGATGCCGCCAGGATCGAGAAGATCGCCGCCGAACAGGGCGCCGGCGGGCTGGTGGTCGGGCTGCCGCTCAACATGGACGGAACCGACGGGCCAGCTGCGCAATCGGCGCGGGCCTTCGCGCGGAATTTCGCGGCCCGCTCGCCGCTGCCGGTGCTGCTGTGGGACGAGCGGCTGTCGACCGCGGCGGTGACGCGGACGCTGCTCGACGCCGACGCCTCGCGCCGGCGGCGCGGCGAGGTGGTGGACAAAATGGCGGCGGCGTACATCCTGCAAGGGGCGCTGGAACGGTTGCGGCGGCTTTAG
- a CDS encoding VOC family protein: MPLGITGIDHVQIAVPRALEAQCLAFYREVFAFPELEKPPALKARGGAWFQVGALQMHVGVDPEESFEGRPPPAGPKSKRHICFLTEDLAAAKAAVLRAGVAIEEESVAEGLARFFVRDPAGNRIEIGQR, encoded by the coding sequence ATGCCGCTCGGAATCACCGGGATCGATCACGTCCAGATCGCCGTGCCGCGCGCGCTGGAGGCGCAGTGCCTGGCCTTCTATCGCGAGGTGTTCGCCTTTCCCGAACTGGAGAAGCCGCCGGCGCTGAAGGCGCGCGGCGGGGCGTGGTTCCAGGTGGGAGCGCTGCAGATGCATGTCGGGGTCGATCCGGAGGAGTCATTCGAAGGCCGGCCTCCGCCGGCGGGGCCCAAGAGCAAGCGGCATATCTGTTTCCTGACCGAGGATTTGGCGGCGGCGAAGGCGGCGGTACTGCGGGCCGGCGTGGCGATCGAGGAGGAGAGCGTGGCCGAGGGGCTGGCGCGGTTCTTTGTGCGCGATCCGGCGGGAAACCGGATCGAGATCGGGCAGCGGTGA
- the gatC gene encoding Asp-tRNA(Asn)/Glu-tRNA(Gln) amidotransferase subunit GatC — MTVGKDDVRKIAKLARLALDESRVAPMVDELNGIFTWVEQLNEVNVEGVPPLTSVVEQTLKMRDDVVTDGGAADALMANAPEGVDHFFVVPKVVE, encoded by the coding sequence ATGACCGTCGGCAAGGACGACGTTCGCAAGATCGCAAAGCTCGCCCGGCTCGCCCTCGACGAGAGCCGCGTCGCCCCCATGGTCGACGAGCTGAACGGCATTTTCACCTGGGTCGAGCAGCTCAACGAGGTGAATGTCGAGGGCGTGCCGCCGCTGACCAGCGTGGTCGAGCAGACCCTGAAGATGCGCGACGACGTCGTGACCGACGGCGGCGCCGCCGACGCGCTGATGGCCAATGCGCCCGAGGGCGTCGATCATTTCTTCGTCGTGCCGAAGGTGGTGGAGTAG
- a CDS encoding GNAT family N-acetyltransferase translates to MAVTIAVESPLADDIRALIAALNATLLELTPPEHCYHMTVDEMALPHTTVFVARENGAAIACGALRRHGGGIAEVKRMYTVPAAQGRGIGGQILGRIEDLARREGVSRLVLETGDRHPAAWRVYERGGFNRCGAVLDYPDSKWSVFYEKALANREQSVA, encoded by the coding sequence ATGGCCGTCACCATCGCGGTCGAGAGCCCGCTTGCCGACGACATCCGCGCCCTGATCGCCGCGCTGAACGCGACGCTGCTGGAGCTCACCCCGCCCGAGCACTGCTACCACATGACGGTGGACGAGATGGCGCTGCCGCACACCACCGTCTTCGTCGCGCGCGAGAACGGCGCCGCCATCGCCTGCGGCGCGCTGCGCCGGCACGGCGGCGGCATCGCCGAGGTCAAGCGGATGTACACCGTCCCCGCCGCCCAGGGCCGCGGCATCGGCGGCCAGATCCTCGGCCGCATCGAAGACCTCGCGCGCCGCGAAGGCGTCAGCCGCCTGGTGCTCGAAACCGGCGACCGCCATCCCGCCGCCTGGCGCGTCTATGAGCGCGGCGGTTTCAACCGCTGCGGCGCCGTGCTGGATTATCCGGACAGCAAATGGTCCGTCTTTTACGAGAAGGCGCTCGCCAACCGCGAGCAGTCCGTCGCATGA
- the gatA gene encoding Asp-tRNA(Asn)/Glu-tRNA(Gln) amidotransferase subunit GatA, whose translation MSNLTDFTLAEARDAVHARKVSSKELTTAFVKAVADARPLNAFVTETPERALEMAIASDVRIAHGDIRPLEGLPLAIKDLFCTKGVRTTAGSRILSSFVPPYESTVTQNLWDAGAVMLGKTNMDEFAMGSSNETSHFGPVFNPWRARNSNANLVPGGSSGGSAAAVAANLCLAATGTDTGGSIRQPAAVTGTVGIKPTYGRCSRFGIVAFASSLDQAGPMTRTVRDAAILLKHMASVDPKDSTSVDRPVPDYEAGLEAGVKGLRVGIPKEYRIAGAPPEIEAMWTRGAQWLKEQGAEIVEVSLPHTKYALPTYYIVAPAEASSNLARYDGVRFGHRAAGARDIVDLYEKSRAEGFGKEVQRRILIGTHVLSSGYYDAYYARAQKLRTLILRDFTQAYEKCDVLLTPATPGPAFGVGEKTADPVEMYLNDVFTVTVNLAGLPGIAVPAGLTANGLPLGLQLIGKAFDEATLFRAARAIELASGFDTKPAHWWRAAA comes from the coding sequence ATGAGCAATCTCACCGATTTCACCCTCGCCGAGGCGCGCGACGCCGTTCACGCGCGAAAAGTCTCTTCGAAGGAATTGACCACCGCCTTCGTCAAGGCGGTCGCCGACGCGCGGCCGCTCAACGCCTTCGTAACCGAGACGCCGGAACGCGCCCTGGAGATGGCCATCGCCTCCGACGTGCGCATCGCCCATGGCGACATCCGCCCGCTCGAAGGCCTGCCGCTCGCGATCAAGGACCTGTTCTGCACCAAGGGCGTGCGCACCACGGCGGGCAGCCGCATCCTCTCCTCCTTCGTGCCGCCCTACGAATCCACCGTGACGCAGAACCTGTGGGATGCCGGCGCGGTGATGCTGGGCAAGACCAATATGGACGAGTTCGCCATGGGCTCGTCCAACGAGACCAGCCATTTCGGCCCGGTGTTCAATCCCTGGCGCGCCCGCAATTCGAACGCCAACCTCGTCCCTGGCGGCTCGTCGGGCGGCTCGGCGGCGGCGGTTGCCGCCAATCTCTGCCTCGCCGCCACCGGCACCGACACCGGCGGATCGATCCGCCAGCCCGCCGCCGTCACCGGCACGGTCGGCATCAAGCCGACCTATGGCCGCTGCTCGCGCTTCGGCATCGTCGCCTTCGCCTCCTCGCTCGACCAGGCCGGCCCGATGACCCGCACCGTCCGCGACGCCGCGATCCTGCTGAAGCACATGGCGAGCGTGGACCCCAAGGATTCCACCAGCGTCGACCGCCCGGTTCCGGACTACGAGGCCGGCCTCGAAGCCGGCGTGAAGGGCCTGCGCGTCGGCATCCCGAAGGAATACCGCATCGCCGGCGCCCCGCCCGAGATCGAGGCGATGTGGACCAGGGGCGCCCAGTGGCTGAAAGAGCAGGGCGCCGAGATCGTGGAGGTCTCGCTCCCCCACACCAAATACGCGCTCCCCACTTATTATATAGTGGCCCCGGCGGAGGCCTCCTCGAACCTCGCCCGCTATGACGGGGTGCGCTTCGGCCACCGGGCGGCAGGCGCCCGGGACATCGTGGACCTCTATGAGAAAAGCCGTGCCGAAGGCTTTGGCAAGGAGGTCCAGCGCCGCATCCTGATCGGCACCCATGTGCTGTCGAGCGGCTATTACGACGCCTATTACGCCCGCGCCCAGAAGCTGCGCACCCTGATCCTGCGCGACTTCACGCAGGCCTATGAGAAGTGCGACGTGCTGCTGACGCCCGCCACCCCCGGCCCGGCCTTCGGTGTCGGCGAGAAGACCGCCGATCCGGTCGAGATGTACCTGAACGACGTCTTCACCGTGACGGTGAACCTCGCCGGCCTTCCCGGCATCGCGGTGCCCGCCGGCCTGACCGCCAACGGCCTGCCGCTCGGCCTTCAGCTCATCGGCAAGGCGTTCGACGAGGCGACGCTGTTCCGCGCCGCCCGTGCCATCGAACTCGCCTCCGGCTTCGATACCAAACCCGCGCATTGGTGGAGGGCCGCGGCATGA
- the gatB gene encoding Asp-tRNA(Asn)/Glu-tRNA(Gln) amidotransferase subunit GatB: protein MSATILKGTTGDWEIVIGMEVHAQILSESKLFSGAATAFGAAPNSQVSFIDAGMPGMLPVINRKCVEQAVRTGLGLKAQINLTSVFDRKNYFYPDLPAGYQISQYKSPIVGEGEILLDMKDGETIRVGIERLHMEQDAGKSLHDQHPDHSYVDLNRAGVALMEIVSKPHMRSGEEASAFLRKLRAIVRYLGTCDGNMDEGSMRADVNVSVCRVGGYEKFRADGSFKHLGTRCEIKNVNSMRFVAQAVDYEARRQVDLIEDGGTVVQETRLYDAREGKTRSMRSKEEAHDYRYFPDPDLLPLVLEQAFVDAIQKSLPELPDEKKARLIAAGLSPYDASVLVAEKENVDYFEEMLAAGAETKAAANWLNNEYFGRLNKAGASIAEGPVSAKANAAIVKMVAASTISGKIAKDVLDILWTEGGDPEQIVEARGLKQVTDTSAIEKAVDAVIAANPDKVEEVKAKPKMAGWFAGQVQKQLGGKANPQAVNAVLKQRLQLPD, encoded by the coding sequence ATGAGCGCGACGATCCTCAAGGGCACGACCGGCGATTGGGAGATCGTCATCGGCATGGAGGTCCATGCCCAGATCCTCTCGGAGTCCAAGCTGTTCTCCGGCGCCGCCACCGCGTTCGGCGCCGCGCCCAACAGCCAGGTCTCCTTCATCGACGCCGGCATGCCCGGCATGCTGCCGGTGATCAACAGGAAATGCGTCGAGCAGGCGGTGCGCACCGGCCTTGGCCTCAAGGCGCAGATCAATCTCACCAGCGTGTTCGACCGCAAGAACTATTTCTATCCCGACCTGCCGGCCGGCTATCAGATCAGCCAGTACAAGAGCCCGATCGTCGGCGAGGGCGAGATCCTGCTCGACATGAAGGACGGCGAAACGATCCGCGTCGGCATCGAGCGCCTCCACATGGAGCAGGACGCCGGCAAGAGCCTGCACGACCAGCATCCCGACCATTCCTATGTCGATCTCAACCGCGCCGGCGTGGCGCTGATGGAGATCGTGTCCAAGCCGCATATGCGCTCGGGCGAGGAGGCGTCGGCGTTCCTCAGGAAATTGCGCGCCATCGTCCGTTATCTCGGCACCTGCGACGGCAATATGGACGAAGGTTCCATGCGCGCCGATGTCAACGTCTCGGTGTGCCGCGTCGGCGGCTATGAAAAGTTCCGCGCCGACGGCAGCTTCAAGCACCTGGGCACGCGCTGCGAGATCAAGAACGTCAACTCGATGCGCTTCGTGGCGCAGGCGGTGGACTACGAAGCGCGCCGCCAGGTCGATCTGATCGAGGACGGCGGCACCGTCGTCCAGGAAACCCGCCTCTACGACGCCCGCGAGGGCAAGACGCGCTCCATGCGTTCCAAGGAAGAGGCGCATGATTACAGGTACTTCCCCGATCCCGACCTCTTGCCGCTGGTGCTGGAGCAGGCCTTCGTCGATGCGATTCAGAAATCGCTGCCGGAACTTCCCGACGAGAAGAAGGCGCGGCTGATCGCGGCCGGTCTTTCGCCCTACGACGCCTCCGTCCTCGTCGCCGAGAAGGAGAATGTCGACTATTTCGAGGAGATGCTCGCCGCCGGGGCCGAGACCAAGGCCGCCGCCAACTGGCTCAACAACGAATATTTCGGCCGCCTCAACAAGGCCGGCGCCTCCATCGCCGAAGGTCCGGTGAGCGCCAAGGCCAACGCCGCCATCGTGAAGATGGTCGCCGCGAGCACGATCAGCGGCAAGATCGCGAAGGATGTTCTCGACATCCTGTGGACCGAAGGCGGCGATCCGGAACAGATCGTCGAGGCGCGAGGCCTGAAACAGGTCACCGACACGAGCGCGATCGAGAAGGCCGTCGACGCCGTCATCGCCGCCAACCCCGACAAGGTCGAAGAGGTGAAGGCGAAACCGAAGATGGCGGGGTGGTTCGCCGGTCAGGTGCAGAAGCAGCTCGGCGGCAAGGCGAACCCGCAAGCGGTCAACGCGGTCCTCAAGCAGCGACTCCAACTGCCCGACTAG
- a CDS encoding lytic transglycosylase domain-containing protein has product MTLARAVLFVIGTSLAGAAAQTALPGGLTQMGNVIMMQPIPDGSTDAGFTPDRERHPSPVHVLSAGDHDVYSRAFDAADRGDWTAARGLAMQGHDATATRLVTWRYLLDKTSGAGFSDIDGFAKTNPDWPLHDTLLARAEAAMDPAMAPQAVIAWYGGRNPVTGMGMVRLGDAMIAAGRTSAGRDLVQKGWIVGEFQPDQELAIVRRDGGILTPDIDRARLSSLISRDETAAAERELSRVEDDVQKLGRARLALRSSRAVGERLAAALPAGLAGDPDLLFDRARAARRAGDNAAAAALLQRGPLKAFAMAHPTRWWTEANLVVRGLVTSGNYRSAYDVIDDTGLSSGTEFSESEFLAGWIALRHLSRPSVALMHFKKLEAGVSRPISLARARYWKGRCFEAQGNAADAYAQYKLAAQVPESFYGQIALARIDATPVLHVNDLALDARDAADDFEKDPLSRPIRVLADLGQVNFVRIFALRDQELHPEPKRVKYLAQTLTDLGFREVAVRVAKTASYTGTTFLAFTHPVIPLPPFPGAGTAPEPAYVLGLIRQETEFDPDAVSHAGARGIMQMMPASARAAAARAGIPFRPNDLLVPSYSIQLGMTEFAGDVSDFGGSLVLAIAAYNAGPGNVKKWIATSGDPRSPSVDPIDWIETIPFNETRNYVMRVLENSQIYRGRLAGRDVQTRILIDLYAPNAPAVKVISPYPG; this is encoded by the coding sequence ATGACTCTGGCCAGGGCCGTCCTGTTCGTGATCGGAACGTCGCTGGCGGGCGCCGCCGCCCAGACCGCCCTGCCCGGCGGCCTGACGCAGATGGGCAACGTCATCATGATGCAGCCCATCCCGGACGGCTCGACCGATGCCGGCTTCACGCCCGACCGCGAGCGCCATCCCAGCCCGGTGCATGTGCTGAGCGCCGGCGACCACGATGTCTACAGCCGCGCCTTCGACGCGGCCGACCGCGGCGACTGGACGGCGGCGCGCGGCCTCGCGATGCAGGGCCATGACGCGACCGCGACGCGGCTCGTTACCTGGCGCTATCTCTTGGACAAGACCAGCGGCGCGGGGTTTTCCGACATCGACGGCTTCGCGAAGACCAATCCGGACTGGCCGCTGCACGACACGCTGCTGGCCCGCGCCGAGGCGGCGATGGATCCGGCGATGGCGCCGCAGGCGGTGATCGCCTGGTATGGCGGGCGCAATCCGGTCACCGGCATGGGCATGGTGCGGCTGGGCGATGCGATGATCGCGGCGGGGCGGACCTCGGCCGGGCGCGACCTGGTGCAGAAGGGCTGGATCGTCGGCGAATTCCAGCCGGACCAGGAACTCGCCATCGTGCGCCGGGACGGCGGGATCCTGACGCCCGACATCGACCGGGCGCGGCTCTCCAGCCTGATCTCGCGCGACGAGACGGCGGCGGCTGAGCGCGAGCTGTCTCGGGTCGAGGACGACGTGCAGAAGCTGGGGCGGGCGCGGCTCGCCTTGCGCAGCAGCCGGGCAGTGGGGGAGCGGCTGGCCGCCGCCCTGCCCGCCGGCCTCGCGGGCGATCCGGACCTTTTGTTCGACCGAGCGCGGGCGGCGCGGCGCGCGGGCGACAACGCGGCGGCGGCGGCGCTGTTGCAGCGCGGGCCGCTGAAGGCCTTCGCCATGGCGCATCCCACGCGCTGGTGGACCGAGGCGAACCTCGTGGTGCGCGGGCTGGTGACGAGCGGCAATTACAGGAGCGCCTATGACGTGATCGACGATACCGGGCTGTCGAGCGGGACGGAGTTCTCCGAGTCCGAGTTCCTCGCGGGATGGATCGCGCTGCGCCACCTGAGCCGGCCGTCGGTGGCGCTGATGCATTTCAAGAAGCTGGAGGCCGGCGTGTCGCGGCCGATCAGCCTGGCGCGGGCGCGCTATTGGAAGGGCCGCTGCTTCGAGGCGCAGGGCAATGCGGCGGACGCCTATGCCCAGTACAAGCTGGCGGCGCAGGTGCCGGAGAGCTTCTACGGCCAGATCGCGCTGGCGCGGATCGATGCGACGCCGGTGCTGCATGTCAACGATCTCGCGCTGGACGCGCGGGACGCGGCCGACGATTTCGAGAAGGATCCCCTGTCGCGGCCGATCCGCGTGCTGGCCGATCTCGGACAGGTGAATTTCGTGCGCATCTTCGCGCTGCGCGACCAGGAGCTGCATCCCGAACCCAAGCGGGTGAAATATCTGGCGCAGACCCTGACCGATCTGGGCTTCCGCGAAGTCGCGGTCCGCGTTGCGAAGACCGCGAGCTATACCGGCACGACGTTCCTCGCCTTCACCCATCCGGTCATCCCGCTGCCGCCCTTTCCGGGCGCGGGCACGGCGCCCGAGCCGGCCTATGTGCTGGGGCTGATCCGCCAGGAGACCGAGTTCGATCCCGACGCGGTGAGCCATGCGGGGGCGCGCGGGATCATGCAGATGATGCCGGCCTCGGCGCGGGCGGCGGCGGCACGGGCGGGCATTCCCTTCCGGCCGAACGACCTTCTGGTGCCCAGTTACAGCATCCAGCTCGGCATGACCGAGTTCGCGGGCGATGTGAGCGATTTCGGCGGCTCGCTGGTGCTCGCCATCGCGGCGTACAATGCGGGGCCGGGCAATGTGAAGAAATGGATCGCCACGAGCGGCGATCCGCGCAGCCCGAGCGTCGATCCGATCGACTGGATCGAGACGATCCCGTTCAACGAGACGCGGAACTATGTGATGCGGGTGCTGGAGAATTCGCAGATCTATCGCGGCCGGCTGGCGGGGCGCGACGTGCAGACGCGCATCCTGATCGATCTGTATGCGCCGAACGCGCCGGCGGTGAAGGTGATTTCGCCTTATCCCGGATAG
- the dapA gene encoding 4-hydroxy-tetrahydrodipicolinate synthase — MAFTRESIKGSIPALITPMRGGKVDEAAFRKLVSWQIAEGSHGLVPCGTTGESPTLSHEEHMRVIEICVEEANGRVPVIAGAGSNSTDEAIALTRHAKAVGADAVLSVTGYYNKPSQEGMYRHFAAIAEAVDIPILLYNIPGRAIVDISVETMARLSKIANIVGVKDATANLMRPTRERAACGLDWRLLSGEDGTALGYMAHGGHGCISVTANVAPRLCSEFQTACMQGAFERALQLQDRLMPLHDAIFCEPSPAPVKYAASVLGLCTDEVRLPLVAATDAARATVKAALAKAGIAP, encoded by the coding sequence ATGGCGTTCACGCGCGAAAGCATCAAAGGCTCGATCCCCGCCCTCATCACCCCCATGCGGGGCGGCAAGGTGGACGAGGCCGCGTTCCGCAAGCTGGTGTCCTGGCAGATCGCCGAAGGCAGCCACGGCCTGGTGCCCTGCGGCACGACCGGCGAGTCGCCCACGCTCAGCCATGAAGAGCACATGCGGGTGATCGAGATCTGCGTCGAGGAAGCCAACGGACGCGTGCCGGTGATCGCCGGCGCCGGTTCCAACTCGACGGACGAGGCCATCGCGCTCACCCGCCACGCCAAGGCGGTCGGCGCCGACGCGGTGCTCTCGGTCACCGGCTACTACAACAAGCCGTCGCAGGAGGGCATGTACCGCCATTTCGCGGCGATCGCGGAGGCGGTGGACATCCCGATCCTGCTCTACAACATCCCCGGCCGCGCCATCGTCGACATTTCGGTGGAGACCATGGCCCGCCTCTCCAAGATCGCGAACATCGTCGGCGTGAAGGACGCGACCGCCAATCTGATGCGCCCGACGCGCGAGCGCGCCGCCTGCGGCCTCGACTGGCGCCTGCTCTCGGGCGAGGACGGCACCGCGCTCGGCTACATGGCGCATGGCGGCCATGGCTGCATCTCGGTCACGGCGAACGTGGCGCCGAGGCTCTGCTCGGAGTTCCAGACCGCCTGCATGCAGGGCGCCTTCGAGCGCGCGCTGCAACTCCAGGACCGGCTGATGCCGCTGCACGACGCGATATTCTGCGAGCCCAGCCCCGCGCCGGTGAAATACGCGGCCTCGGTCCTGGGCCTGTGCACCGACGAAGTCCGCCTGCCGCTGGTGGCTGCGACCGATGCCGCGCGGGCCACCGTGAAGGCGGCGCTGGCGAAGGCGGGGATTGCACCCTAA
- the smpB gene encoding SsrA-binding protein SmpB, protein MAKKKDDGTKIVADNRKARYAYAIDETLEAGIMLVGSEVKSLRSGKSTISESYAHAKDGELFLVNAYIPEYTQASRFNHEPKRARKLLVHKREAARLAAAIQREGMTLIPLRLYFNPKGIAKIELGIAKGKKLHDKRETEKQRDWQRDKARLMRTKG, encoded by the coding sequence ATGGCCAAGAAAAAAGACGACGGCACGAAGATCGTCGCCGACAACAGGAAGGCGCGTTACGCCTACGCCATCGACGAGACGCTCGAGGCGGGGATCATGCTCGTCGGCTCGGAGGTCAAATCGCTGCGCAGCGGCAAGTCGACGATCTCCGAATCCTACGCCCACGCCAAGGACGGCGAGCTGTTCCTGGTCAACGCCTATATCCCCGAATACACCCAGGCCAGCCGCTTCAACCACGAGCCCAAGCGCGCGCGCAAACTGCTGGTGCACAAGCGCGAGGCCGCCAGGCTGGCCGCCGCCATCCAGCGCGAGGGCATGACGCTCATTCCGCTCCGGCTTTATTTCAATCCCAAGGGCATCGCCAAGATCGAGCTCGGCATCGCCAAGGGCAAGAAGCTCCACGACAAGCGCGAGACCGAGAAACAGCGCGACTGGCAGCGCGACAAGGCGCGGCTGATGCGGACGAAGGGATAA